The genomic segment TACGGCGCTGGTCGCCACCGCCTGGGCGACGACGGCCGGGTGGATCCGCACGGTCGGGCAGGTGACCGCAGTGGTGACCGGCAACCGGCAGACCTGGCTGAGCGCGCCGATCATCGACCAGACGAAGGCGCTCTGCCCCTGCGCGTCCACCCAGGGGTGATAGTGGTCGGAGATCCACAGCGCCTCGAACCCGGCCCGCTCGGCGCCCTTGGCCTGCTCCAACAGTTCGGCCGGAGTGTATTCCTCGGTAGACAGGAAGTACCCGATGCGCATGCTGCCCTCCCGGTGTGGCGGTATGGGTCACCCCATACCCACCGGTCAACGACCAAACACCGCTACTTCTCCTCGGTGACGAAAACCCCCACGCCGGGTACGCCCTTGACGACTCCGGTCGCCTTCAACCAGTTGACGGCGTCGCGCACGACGGTGATCGACACGCCGTGCTGCGCCTTCAACTCCGACGCGCTCGGAATCCGATCACCGGGCGCCAACTCGCCGGACGCGATCTTCGCCGTGATGTCGTCGATGAGCTTCTGGGTCTTCGAAGTAGTCAACTGACACTCCCTGGTCCGCGATCTCATTTGATCACGCGGCCAGAGCAGCCACAAGCAGGAGGAGGTAACAGGATGCAGCAAGATCTCACGCGCTGTCAGCGGTCGAGCGCGGCATGCTCTTACCCACTCCATCAAGATGCATTAGGTTGGACGATGCCGATGCTTCCTGGTCCGCAGCCGGTTGGGTCGGTGTAATCGCGCGGCGGTTCGCGCTCTCCCCCTAGCATCGTGGGCCGCCGCGCACCCCAACTCCCTTGCGGAGGGTGAACCGTGGACCGTGACCGTGCCATGGCCGCCATCGAGCGGCATCAACCCGCGACCCTGTGGCGGCTGCTGCTCGTACGCCGATGCGCCTCCTGCCGGCGCGCCTGGCCCTGCGCCTGCTACCTCGACGCCCGCTACGCCCTGGTCTCCAACGACCGGCTGGGAGTGGCGGCGCTGGTACACCGGAACAACCGCTGGTCCGCCATCGACCGCAACCCGTCCACACCGGACCCGTCGCAGAACCAGTCGTAGCGGTGGCGGGATCGGTTATCACCCCTGAACTTCGGGG from the Solwaraspora sp. WMMD1047 genome contains:
- a CDS encoding winged helix-turn-helix domain-containing protein produces the protein MRSRTRECQLTTSKTQKLIDDITAKIASGELAPGDRIPSASELKAQHGVSITVVRDAVNWLKATGVVKGVPGVGVFVTEEK